The Panacibacter microcysteis DNA window CAAAATATATGGAGACATATATGCTTCTCAAAGAGACCAGGCTGCAGCCGTGGTGTCTCAATCACAGGCGCAGGTGGCCAACTCCAGTGCCCAGCTTGGTGCATTACAGGCCACACTTGACCAGACGGAAGCTGCATACAAAAGACAAAAAACATTGCTGGACCAGAAAGTAATCTCCGCTTCTGAATTTGAGCAGGCACAACAGGCATGGCTTTCTGCAAAAGCAAACTTCGAAGCCGCAAAAGCGGGTATAAAGGCAAACCAGGCCAATGTACAAAGCGCATCTGCAAGCCTTACCAGGGCACAGAAAGATGTTAGCAGAACAACAATCGTTGCACCAATGGATGGCGTTATAAGCCTGCTGAGTGTAAAAAAAGGCGAACGCGTTGCGGGCAACAGCTTTAACGTTGGTACCGAAATGATGCGTATTGCAGACCTCGCAAGCATTGAAGTGCAGGTTGATGTAGGTGAAAACGATATTCCTAAAGTAAAACTCGGCGATACAGCCCTGGTAGAAATAGATGCCTTCAACAATCGTAAGTTCAAAGGAATTGTATATAAAATTGCAAACCCGTCTACCGGTTTGTCTGGTACAGCTTCTTCTTTATCGAGCTCTACACAGGTTACAAATTACCAGGTTCATATAAGGCTCATGCAGGATAGCTATAAAGACCTTATTGTAAAAGGACAGCCTTTCCCTTTCCGGCCTAACATGAGCGCCAGTGCAGATATTCAGACAAAGACCAACAGGAACGTACTTACCATTCCGTTAAATGCTGTAACGACCAGGGATAAAAACGAGGGTAAAAAAGTGGAAGAGAAGAAAGACGAAGACAAAACTGAATCAGCAGCTGCCGACGATGATGTGGAAGAGGTAGTATTTATTGTACAAAAAGACGGCATAGTGAGAAAGAAACCTGTGAAGACAGATATACAGGATATAAACTACATACAGATTGTAAATGGTATAAATGCCGGAGATGAAGTGGTAACAGCACCATACGATGTGGTAAGCAAGCAATTGAAAGATAGTTCAAAAGTAAAAGTGGTAAGTAAAGACGAGTTACTCAAAAATTTCAGTACGCCTAAATAATGGCTTAAATGCTGCGAAAAAACCTGCCTTTGAAAAGGGCAGGTTTTTTGTTTTCTTATAACCTGTGACTTTTTGATCGCAGATCGGTGAATTTATTTGCGGAGAAATATGAGTTTTAAAGCTTTGTTTAATCATAATTACAAATATTGCCATTACCTTTGGCATGTTACGCTTGGAGACCCTGAAGTCCTGCCGGGTGATATGCAAGCCACTTAACCGGCTTAGGCAGGGAATGACGAAAACGGTTACGATACATTACCAACGGCCGCAGTCATACAACACTTCTACACAAGAGAAACCATTAATTACATTTGTTTTCATTCAAACTTGCAAAAGACATTTATGGAATATAACACGTCGAGAAGCCACATGGTGATGCGTGAATACGGCAGGCATATTCAGAATATGGTTGATTACGTATTAACTATTGAAGACCCCAAAAAACGCCAGCAACAGGCACAGGTAGTGATCGAACTGATGGGATTCTTAAACCCACACCTGAAAAATGTAGAAGATTTCAGGCATAAGCTATGGGATCATCTCTTTTTTATGAGCGACTTTAAACTGAAAGTTGACAGCCCATACCCAATTCCAGAAAAAGCAACGTATAAGGCCAAGCCGGCTCCATTGCCTTATCCAAAACGTTATCCAAAATATTCCCACCTGGGAAAAAACCTTGAGCTGGTAATTGATAAGGCGCTGAAGGAAGACAATGCTGAAAAGAAAGCTGGTTTTGCGCATGCCATTGCATACTACATGAAACTCTCTTACAGCAACTGGCATAAAGAACTGGTGCATGATGACAATATCCGTTCGGAATTGAATGCTATAACAGGTGGCGAGCTGGAATTCAGCAATACACCTTACATAAAACACCGCAACCAGAATTTTGAGCGCGATGATTATGGAAGAGGCAGTGCACGCAGCAACGACAGAGATCGTGGTGGAAGGCAGCAAAGCTACATGAGCAATGGGCGCAACAATAATGGCGGCAGAAACATGGGTGGAAGAGATCGCGACAGAGACAGGGATAACCGCGGCGGTGGTGGCAGAAGTCCGGGTGGCCGGGATAACCGTGATAGCCGCGGAGGTGGCGGAAACGGAAATAACAGGAACCAGAATTTTAAGAAGCGTTTTAAATAAAAAAATACTTAGATATAAAGGCTGCTAAAAATTAGCAGCCTTTTTTATTACAGCAATAACATAAGCAATATACTTTTGAAGATGCAAATAATCCCGCTGTCAGAAGGTGTCTTCACCATAGATAAAACAAAAATCTTTGTACCATTCGACCTGGATAACGACGAACTGCAGCAAAGACCAGTTGGAAGCCTGCTGGTAGAAGTACAGCCATTTGTTGTTGTTACATCGAAAGATGTACTGCTGCTGGACACGGGGCTTGGCTTTTCCAGGAATGGCACGTTGCAGTTGTATGCAAATCTTAAAGCCGCCAACATAGCCCCGGAAAGTATTACCAAAGTATTGATGACACACCTGCATAAAGACCATGCCGGTGGCGTGAGTGTGAAAGACAAGCTTGGTAACTATCAACTCTCTTTTCCCAAAGCCACATATTACGTACAAAAGAAAGAGATGGAGTTTGCAATGGAGACCGGTTTTCCATCTTACATGGCTGAGGAAATTTCGATGCTGCAATACGGGCAAAATGTAGTGTTCCTGGACGGAGATGGAACCATTGATGAATATATCTCTTACCACATTACCGGGGGCCACAGCCCTTACCACCAGGTGTACTGGATAAAAGAAAAAAATGAAACTATCTTTTTTGGTGGTGATGATGCACCGCAACTGCAACAGATGAAAAATAAATTTATAGCCAAATACGACTACGACGGTAAAAAGTGTATGGAATTACGCCAGCAGTGGTGGCAAACCGGGCGGGAGGAAAACTGGACCTTCCTGTTTTACCATGATGTAAAAACACCTTACTATAATGCCCAAACGGCCGGCACCAGCAGCAACGCTGAATAAGTGGTCTGCTACATCAATGGCTTACGCCTTACGATTAATTATGGGGGATTTGCACCGCGTACTACAGTTGCTATAAAAGTGGAACGCACAAGTGAGTGACACAACAGGCGATGCCATATTGACCTGTTGCCGGCGCAACAATTCATTTAAATCCTGTTACAGGTAAATAAAAGGCAGGCTTAATCTTTCTTTTTAAAATCACCCCGTTTCCAGGCTTCTATGAACTCAGCCCATGCAAACGGGTTTAGGAGGTTAATAGGTTGCTGCTGACCCTGGTAATACAACCTTTGCGATTGCCTGCGTATGTTGGCATTTACTGCCTCGCGGCCATCTGCAGGTAAGGCAGCTATAAGTGCCCTTCGGGTGGCATCATCGGTATTTTTTCTTGCTATCTCAATCTGGTCGGCAGGTACTTCCACATTTACAAAGTCGCGTTCAAACTGTGCCCTGGTGGGTCTCGGTTTTAATATGGTAGCAGGCAAATAGGCTGTATCACTCACCATTAGCTGTATTACGCTGTACTGATTGCCTTCCAGGTTATCGGGGATGCTGATGATCTTATCCTTGAAGCCCACGCAGGAAAAACGGATATTATCGCCTTTGAGCACAACAATTGAAAATACGCCCTGGTAATTGGTTAGCGTACCGCGACCTTTATTCTCTACAATAACACTGGCAGATTCAATTGCCCGCAGGCTATCGGCCGTCATAACCACGCCATACAACTGTATTACAGAATCCTGTGCATTGCGGTCCTGCGCGGCAGCATTGAAAGTTGAAAGAATAGAAAAGGCAATAGTAAAATATTGTAGAAGTCGCTTCATGCAGCAATTGATTAAAAGAAAAAGTTTTTAAAGGCTTTCCCTCATTCAAAACAAAATAACCCCTTTGCCAACTAATTTTGCTGCAAAATATTCCTTTTTAACAAAATTATGTGCGATGACTGAACAGGACATTCTGAAAGCGCTGAGTAACGTTCAGGAGCCCGATCTTGGTAAAGATCTGGTGACGCTGAACATGATAAAAGACATAAAAATAGATGGCAACAATGTATCATTTACCATAGTACTTACCACACCTGCATGCCCTGTAAAAGACATGATGAAAACGGCTTGTATCAATGCTGTAAAGATTCTTGTAAGCAAAGAGGCGAATGTGCAGGTAGACTTTACATCTAATACAACAACCAACCGTAAAGATGCGCAGCAACTTTTGCCGGGCGTTAAAAACATTATTGCGGTGGTAAGTGGTAAAGGTGGCGTGGGTAAAAGTACTGTTGCAGCCAATCTTGCCCTTGCATTTGCAAAAGAAGGCGCCAGTGTAGGTTTAATGGACGCTGACATTTACGGCCCCAGCGTACCTATTATGTTTGGCGTAAGGGGCGAAAGACCTATGATGAGAGATGTTGATGGCAAGGGTATGATTATTCCGCTGGAAAAGTATGGCATAAAACTAATGAGCATCGGTTTGCTGGTAGATGAAAAAAATGCCGTGGTGTGGCGCGGGCCAATGGCAAGCAGTGCCATACGTCAGTTTGTTACAGATGTAGACTGGGGCGCACTGGATTACCTGGTAATAGATATGCCACCAGGCACCGGGGATATTCACCTGACCCTTATGCAAACAGTGCCCGTAACCGGCGTGGTGATTGTTACCACGCCACAAAACGTAGCACTGGCAGATGCTAAGAAAGGGATTGCCATGTTTGGCCAGGCACAGATCAATGTGCCTATCATCGGCCTCGTAGAAAATATGGCATATTTTACCCCACAGGAGTTGCCCGAAAACAAATATTACATCTTTGGAAAAGAAGGCGGCAAAAGGCTTGCAGACGAATATGATCTGCCTTTTCTCGGCCAGATCCCCATTGTACAAAGCATCAGGGAGGGTGGTGATAGCGGTGTTCCCGCAATGATAGGCAATGATGCCCTATCGCTAAAAGCCTTTGAAGATTTTGCGGCAATGGCAGTAAGAAATATTGCTATACGCAATGCAAAATTACCTTCCACGCAGATGGTTGAAGTGGTGGAATAATTTTTTGGTAACCGGCAGTAGATTTTTATGGCATCGGCTGTTGCCACGCTCGGTTCAACGTTCCGTTTTCATGGCAACTGCAGCGATCAATAACTGCGTACTTTCGAAAATGCACACATCGTGTAGTTACTGGTTTCTTACCGGTTCACTACACGATTTTTTTATTCCTGTTTACCCGCCAAAATGCTTTAACAAAACCTGTAGCATATTTTTTTGGAACAAATAGATGTACGTACATATATTTGCAAAGTGAAACTTGAGCAAGCCATACAAAGTACAAAATTCAGGAGCGAAGTGCAGAAAGCAGGATTGAACATTTTATATACAGCGTGGTGGCTGAAAACAATGATGAGTAAATCATTAAAAGAGTACGGTCTTACGCATGAGCAGTATAATGTGCTCAGGATATTGAAAGGCCGTTTTCCACAGCAAATGTGTGTAAGAGATATAGCATGCCGCATGATAGAGAAAAATTCAAACGTGCCGCGTATCATAGACAGGCTAGAGCTGAAAAAACTGGTAAAGCGTAATACCTCTGCAGAAGATAAAAGAGAAACAGTAATTACCATTACACAGGCTGGCATGAATATGCTGGAAATAACAACAGAAAAAATTAATAAAATATACGATTCAACAATCTCTATGAACAATGAGGATGCAGCAGCGTTAAATGCTTTGCTGGAACAGCTGAGAACAAATGAATCATAAATTTTTTTGGCCCGATACATGTATATACATCTATAATTTAAATCACATAAACCAAATATTATGGCAACGTACAAAGTAGATCCATCACACTCTGAGGTTACTTTTAAAGTAAAACACCTCATGATTACCAATGTAACCGGAACATTTGCAAAATTCGATGCAACCCTTACTGCAGATAAAGAAGATTTTACTGATGCGAAAGTTACGTTCGAAGCTGATATAGACAGCATTAGTACCAATAACGAACAGCGAGATGGTCATTTAAAAGGCGATGACTTCTTCAATGCAGAACAGTTTCCAAAAATGACCTTCGAATCAACAGCTATCTCAAAAAAGAATGATGAAGAATATGAACTGGATGGCAATCTCACCATCCGGGATATTACCAAACCGGTAAAACTTGATGTGGCTTACGGCGGTACAATGACAGACCCGTGGGGCCAGACAAAGGCAGGATTTGAAATAACAGGCAAAATAAACCGTAAAGAATTTGGCTTAAAGTGGACCGCAGTAACAGAGGCCGGCGGTATAGTGGTAAGTGATGATGTGCGTTTGAATGTGCAGGTACAGATGGTGAAACAGTAACTGCCGGCAAAGTACCAGGATTGAGAACCCTGGTACTTTCTTTTCTTACACCTCATGCCTTTTATATTTACAAAAATCCCAAATATGCAATACATCATTCATCGGAAAGAAGACCGCGGCACCAAAGATATTGGCTGGCTTGTCAGCAAATTTTCCTTTAGCTTTTCATCTTACTATAGTCCTGTAAAGAAAGGGTTTGGCCTGCTGCATACATTCAATGACGATGTAGTTAAACCTGGCGGCGGCTTTGGTTTGCACCCGCATACCAATATGGAAATTGTAAGTATCATGTTGCAGGGTAAAATGAACCACAAAGATTCAATGGGCTTTAGCGATATTGTTGAAAAAGACTGGGTGCAGATTATGAGTGCGGGCAGAGGGCTTAAACACGAAGAGTATAATATTGGCGAGGAAGATGTACAGTTCCTGCAAATATGGATTGAACCAAAACTGCAGAACATAGAGCCACGCTACCAGCGTAGAAATTTTTCACGGGAAAACCGCAAAAATTTATTGAAAACAGTAGTCAGCAACGAAGAAGGACAGGAGCACTGCTGGATCAATCAGAATGCAAAAATTAGCTTGGGCTATTTTGATGCAGGCCATACAATAACCTACACATTAAACCCATTGAACAAATGCGTTTACATCTTTGTAATGGAAGGCGCTGTATCTGTGGCGAATGAAACCATTGGCAAAAGAGATGCGATTGGTGTATGGGAAACCGGTAATATCTCATTGCAAACTGCTGAAGCATCATCATTTATTGTAATAGAAATACCCATCAATCATTGAGGTGGTAATACGCAATTCACACAAATAGGGTTAAACAGTTCAGTTTTACTTTTACAGATTACTCCGGGCATGACGCCTGTAGTACTAAAAGGAAAGACGATCATATACAAATAAAAGGAACAGTTTTATGAACATAGAGATTATATCAGGAAGTCCGAGGCAGGAGAGTTTATCACGCAGGGTAGCGGTCTTCCTCCAGAGATATATGCGTGAGAAAACGGAACATAACATTAACCTGATAGATGTAAGAGAATGGTCTTTGCCGTTATTGCAGCAGGAAGTCTTTACAAGTGTGGAGCGTACCCCTGAAGCACTGCAACCACTTGCCAAACGCATGTTCGACGCTGATGCGTTTATCATGGTTACGCCCGAATACAACGGCAGCTACACCCCGGCACTAAAAAACCTTTTTGATCATTTTCCCAAGCAGACGCATAAAACTTTTGGCATCGTAACAGCATCGCCGGGTATTATGGGTGGCATGCGCGCTACACAACAAATGCAATTACTCATCAATGCATTGTTTGGCATAGGATCGCCGCATATGCTGGTTACACCTATGGTAGATAAAAAATTTAACGCCGAAGGCAATCTTACAGATTTGTCTTTTCAAAAAAATGTCGATGTCTTCGTAAGTGAATTTCTCTGGCTCGCAGAAGCACTGGCGCCTGAACTTCAGCCGGCACAATAAATAACTTTTTTTAACGGCAACTAACCGTAAATTTGCGGCTTCTTTTCGTAAAACATGAGCGACGAAATAAAACATGAATGCGGGTTAGCCTTCATTCGCCTCCGAAAGCCTTTCTCTTATTATCTCCAGAAATATGGAACAGTAATGTACGGTCTAAATAAACTGTACCTGCTGATGGAAAAACAGCATAACCGTGGCCAGGATGGTGCCGGTATTGCTGCTGTAAAACTAAATGTAGAGCCAGGTCACCCATATTTGTTCAGAACCCGTAGCAATGCTCCTCAGCCAATAGCAGACATTTTTTTTAAACTGGGGCAGGAAATAAAAGAGCTGGAAAAATACCAGCCCGATATCAAACAACATCCCGGCTTAATGAAAGGTCATGTACCTGCACTGGGTGAATTGCTGCTCGGCCATCTCCGTTATGGTACACAGGGTAAGAACAATGTCGAATTCTGTCACCCGTTTATTAAAAGAAATCTTATCCCCGGCAGAAATATTGCACTTGCAGGCAACTTCAACCTTGTAAATACAGAAGAATTATTTGCGCTCATTAACGTAGACCCCGGCGAGTTTCAGCGCCAGAGCGATCTTGCAGCAATGATGGAAGTAGTGCATCATTTTCTAAGCAAAGAAGACGACAAAAGTCCCAATGCGCCGGATATTGCAACTGTTCTCAGGAAAGCCACACCACTCTTCGATGGTGGTTATACCATCGGTGGTCTTATTGGCAATGGGAACAGCTTTGTTATGCGTGATGCGCATGGCATAAGACCGGCTTATTATTACATAGATGACGAAGTAATTGTTGCCGCCAGCGAGCGTGCTTCTATACGCACCTCGTTCAACGTGGGCGAAAATGAAGTGCTTGAGTTAATGCCTGGCAATGCACTTATCATAGACGATAAAGGAAGCTACAGGGTAGAGCAGATACTCGATCCCAAAGAAAGAAGAGCCTGTAGCTTCGAGCGTATTTATTTCAGCCGCGGTAGCGATGAAAAAATTTACAGGGAGCGTATTGCACTTGGTCACCATCTTAGTAAAGCCGTGCTTGAATCTGTAGAGTACGACCTGAAAAATACCATCTTCTCTTACATACCCAATACTGCAGAAGTAGCTTTTTTCGGCCTGGTAAAAGGCATGGAAGACTACCTTAATAAACGCAAGCTCGAACGTATTTTAAGCTGGGGTAACGAGATTGACTCTGAAAAGCTTGAAGAGATCATCAATCGTAAAATAAGACAGGAGAAAATTGCCATCAAAGACGTAAAACTGCGCACCTTCATCACCGAAGATTCCGGCAGAAACGAAATGGTACAACACGTTTACGATATTACCTACGGTACTGTGCGCAGAGACCAGGATACGCTTGTTGTAATAGACGACAGTATTGTGCGTGGCACAACACTCAAAGAAAGCATTGTACGTATGCTGGCAAGGTTAAATCCAAAACGCATCATCGTGGTTTCTTCGGCACCGCAAATACGCTACCCGGATTGTTATGGCATCGATATGAGTAAACTTGGCGATTTTATCGCATTCCGCGCAGCCATCGAATTACTCAAAGAAAAAGGCCAGGAAGATGTGTTGCACAGTGTATACGAGAAAATAAAAGAACTGCAGCGCAATAACCAGTTGCATACAGAAAATGTGGTGCGGCAGATTTATAAGCCATTTTCTACAGAAGAGATCTCGGCAAAAATTGCACAGCTTATCACGCCAAAAGATGTTACACTTCCCGTAGAGGTCATTTACCAAACGATTGAAGATCTCCACGATAGTTGTCCAACCAATACCGGCGATTGGTATTTCACCGGCAATTATCCAACGCCGGGCGGTAACCGCGTGGTAAATAAAGCGTTTATCAATTATTACGAGGGTAAAAATGTAAGGGGTTATTAGTTTTATGTACCCGGCAGTATTGCTACTATGTAGCTGTGGTTGCGTCGCACTCTTGTACGGTTGAATCTTTACTGGGCAAGTGCAATGCCGCTGCCCATACAAAAACAAACATCATTGCCAATATTTTTCAGCACCACGCGGTGCTGATTTTTTTATCTGCCAGCTTTTGTAACTTTAAGAAATGAAAACCTTGCTACTTGTACGTCATGCCAAAAGCAGTTGGGATAACCCATCCCAAAAAGACTTTGACCGCCCGCTGAATAACCGCGGCAACAAAGACGCTCCTGCAATGGCTGAAAAACTTGCAGAAAAAGGCGTCATACCAGATGCGCTTGTATCAAGTACGGCTGTAAGAGCATTGTCCACAGCAAAATATTTTGCAAAAGCATTTAATTACCCTGGGCAAAATATTATTAAAACACCAGCGCTATACGAGGCACCGTATGATGTGTATTTTGATGTGATCAGTAAGTTCAATAACCAATTTCAGTCTGTGGCCATCTTTGCTCATAACCCGGGCATTACCATGTTTGCGAACAAGCTTACGAATACACAGATCGATAACATGCCAACCTGCTGCGTCTTTGCTGTACAAGTTGAAACAGATAACTGGAGCAACTTTGAGCAGGCGAAAAAAACCTTCTGGTTTATTGATTATCCAAAAAATGGCGACTAAACAATTACATGTATTCCCCGCTTTGTATAACGCTGTAAAAGCTTTTTGTCGGCATTACCGTCTGTTACCAGGTAGTTGATCATATTTAATGATCCAAACTGGAAATACTGATCCTTTTCGAGCTTGCCTGAATCGCAAAGCAGGAATACCTCTCCTGCACCTGAAGCAATTGCCTTTGTAACACCAGCTTCTTTTTCTGTTTTTGCAGATAACCCTTTGGCAAGAGAGATGCCGTCTACACCAATAAAAGCTTTATCACATTTATACCGCGCTATTTGCTCAAGGGCCATTACGCCATGTATCGCCCTGCGTTCCTTATCTACCTGCCCTCCTGTAACAGTGAGTTGAACACTGCTGTTCATCAGTTCGTATACAACCGGTAAAGAGTTGGTCACAACTCTTATTTTTCGATACTTAATGTAAGCGCACAATCTTGATACAGTGCTGCCGCAATCCATAAATATTATATCGCCGTCTTTTATAAACGTTGCCGCTTTTTTACAGATCACGTCTTTTGCCTGTGCATTAATTATTGATTTATCAATGTAACCTGCGGTTGCAACTGCCTCGTTTACTTTCATGGCGCCGCCATGGGTTCTGTAGAGCAGGCCGTTCCCGGCCAGTACGGCAAGATCCCGCCTGATCGTAATGGCAGACGTATGCAGGTTTTTCGCAAGCATTGCAACGCTTACGCTGCTATGCGCTTCGGTAAGTTTTAAAATTTCCCGCTTCCTTTCTTCAAAATTCATATTGAACAATTATATTAATCAGGAAAATTCTAAAATAATCAAAAACAATCAATCAAAATGTCAAAAGTGATCATCACAGAAAATAAAGTTTTATCCGATAACTGGTACGTTTTAAGAAAAATTACTTATGAAAAAAAAAGCCGGAACGGTTCCCTTATTACTGCCACCAGGGAAGCTTATGACCGGGGCAACGGAGCCGTTATTATGCCATACGATGTATACAACGGAACGGTAATACTCACGAGGCAATTCCGTTTACCCACGTTTATCAATGGCAACGAGTCGGGGTTGCTAATTGAGGCCTGTGCCGGTTTGTTGGATAAAGACGATGCCGAAACATGCATCAGGCGCGAAGCTGAAGAAGAAATAGGCTATAAGCTGGAAAACGTAACCAGGATATTCGATGCATATATGTCGCCGGGGTCGGTTACTGAAATAATATATTTTTTTATCGGCGCTTACAATTCATCAATGAAAGTGCACGAAGGTGGCGGAGTAATTGAAGAACATGAAGACATTGAAGTACTGGAATTACCTTTCGAAGAAGCTTACGGTATGATCTCAACCGGCGACATAAGAGATGGAAAAACGATCATGCTTTTACAATACCTCAAAGTGAATATTTTTAATACGCAATAGGCGTGCAATAGTTTATTGGGATTTACAATACTTGCCTAAAGATTCCTTCACCACCTTTTCATACAGCGGTTGCTCAAAACCGGGTGACTCAAAGCCAAAAGTGGTTGCTTGTTGGATGTGCTCTGCAAGATCATCATGCTGGCTGCAGGTATAACACCAGTGTTGTTCCATAAGCCTGTGTGCCAGGTATTCCTGTTCGGTCTGTCCAGGGGTGGGAACAAGGATTGCTTTTTTCCTCAAAGCCAGCAATTCCATTACGGTTGTATAGCCAGACCTGCTGACAATAAATTCACTTTGCAAAAATGCCTGTTCAAGTGCAGCAGTATCAAGATGGCTTTTTATAATAACATTTTCAGAAGCAGTATAGGTGTCATTTTTTTCTGGCAGTCCCAAGACTAGCATTATATTGCCATCAAGCTTTGGCAATATCTCCAGCACGAGGTTTTGCAACATTGTGCGTTGTGGCTCAGGACCTGATATAACAAACAGGTATTTGTACAGGTAAACTTCTGCCGGTTTATAACTGAATCTTGAAAGCGGCCCGAGATAACAGGTTTTTATAACAGGCATTTGTTGCGGATGCGATAATATACCGGCAATGTTTTTTTCACCTGCAAAATCCGGAACCCAGCATTGCGTAAACCTGTTTATAAAGCGGTAGTTTACCCGTTGCATCAGTTTTTCCATCCAGGCTGCAGGTGCTTTTATTGTTAGCTGGTGCGTGATGAAAACACAGGGCACTTTTGTACTATACAACCCGTAGCGGTTATCGCTTATGATAAGATCAATCTTCTTTTCTTCAACGATTTTAGCAATCCATTTATGTTCCTGCCTGATTCTTAGGAGAATTTTTGGAATCTGCCACAATATTTTTGCACTGAAAAAGCGTTTATGTCTGGTATAACTAACACTATAACCTTTCAATGTTATAAACTCCAGGTTTGGAAATTCTCTTTGAAGCAAATATTGTTGAGCACCTGAAGCCGCTATCACGATGTTACATCCCTCTTTTTGGAGGGTACTGATCAAAGGAATACAGCGTGAAGCGTGACCCAGGCCCCAGTCAAGCGGTGCAACCAGCACTTTTTTTGAAAGTTTGGATGTCAAAACTTAATAGAAAGTTGTTATTGTGTAAAAAATACCTAATTTTAAAGACTACAAATCAATGCGTAAGATAAACAAACCGATTCTTTTTTTGTTGCTTATTGTAGTGACGTTGACGATGGCATCTTGTGGAGCAAGCAAACATAGCAGCAATGTAAATGTTGGTAAATGCAGATGTCCTAAACTTTGATTGTATGAACCGAAATAATTTTTTTAACGATTGTAACCCAGACTTGTTATGAGCCCCCGAAACAGAGACTTGCTGGTACTTACAAAAAAGGAATCGATGAAACCGGGAGAGCTCGAACATGAAGTTGAGCTACTCGTAGATTTGCTT harbors:
- the nudK gene encoding GDP-mannose pyrophosphatase NudK, with protein sequence MSKVIITENKVLSDNWYVLRKITYEKKSRNGSLITATREAYDRGNGAVIMPYDVYNGTVILTRQFRLPTFINGNESGLLIEACAGLLDKDDAETCIRREAEEEIGYKLENVTRIFDAYMSPGSVTEIIYFFIGAYNSSMKVHEGGGVIEEHEDIEVLELPFEEAYGMISTGDIRDGKTIMLLQYLKVNIFNTQ
- a CDS encoding DeoR/GlpR family DNA-binding transcription regulator, which codes for MNFEERKREILKLTEAHSSVSVAMLAKNLHTSAITIRRDLAVLAGNGLLYRTHGGAMKVNEAVATAGYIDKSIINAQAKDVICKKAATFIKDGDIIFMDCGSTVSRLCAYIKYRKIRVVTNSLPVVYELMNSSVQLTVTGGQVDKERRAIHGVMALEQIARYKCDKAFIGVDGISLAKGLSAKTEKEAGVTKAIASGAGEVFLLCDSGKLEKDQYFQFGSLNMINYLVTDGNADKKLLQRYTKRGIHVIV
- a CDS encoding amidophosphoribosyltransferase, translated to MSDEIKHECGLAFIRLRKPFSYYLQKYGTVMYGLNKLYLLMEKQHNRGQDGAGIAAVKLNVEPGHPYLFRTRSNAPQPIADIFFKLGQEIKELEKYQPDIKQHPGLMKGHVPALGELLLGHLRYGTQGKNNVEFCHPFIKRNLIPGRNIALAGNFNLVNTEELFALINVDPGEFQRQSDLAAMMEVVHHFLSKEDDKSPNAPDIATVLRKATPLFDGGYTIGGLIGNGNSFVMRDAHGIRPAYYYIDDEVIVAASERASIRTSFNVGENEVLELMPGNALIIDDKGSYRVEQILDPKERRACSFERIYFSRGSDEKIYRERIALGHHLSKAVLESVEYDLKNTIFSYIPNTAEVAFFGLVKGMEDYLNKRKLERILSWGNEIDSEKLEEIINRKIRQEKIAIKDVKLRTFITEDSGRNEMVQHVYDITYGTVRRDQDTLVVIDDSIVRGTTLKESIVRMLARLNPKRIIVVSSAPQIRYPDCYGIDMSKLGDFIAFRAAIELLKEKGQEDVLHSVYEKIKELQRNNQLHTENVVRQIYKPFSTEEISAKIAQLITPKDVTLPVEVIYQTIEDLHDSCPTNTGDWYFTGNYPTPGGNRVVNKAFINYYEGKNVRGY
- a CDS encoding glycosyltransferase; amino-acid sequence: MTSKLSKKVLVAPLDWGLGHASRCIPLISTLQKEGCNIVIAASGAQQYLLQREFPNLEFITLKGYSVSYTRHKRFFSAKILWQIPKILLRIRQEHKWIAKIVEEKKIDLIISDNRYGLYSTKVPCVFITHQLTIKAPAAWMEKLMQRVNYRFINRFTQCWVPDFAGEKNIAGILSHPQQMPVIKTCYLGPLSRFSYKPAEVYLYKYLFVISGPEPQRTMLQNLVLEILPKLDGNIMLVLGLPEKNDTYTASENVIIKSHLDTAALEQAFLQSEFIVSRSGYTTVMELLALRKKAILVPTPGQTEQEYLAHRLMEQHWCYTCSQHDDLAEHIQQATTFGFESPGFEQPLYEKVVKESLGKYCKSQ
- a CDS encoding SixA phosphatase family protein gives rise to the protein MKTLLLVRHAKSSWDNPSQKDFDRPLNNRGNKDAPAMAEKLAEKGVIPDALVSSTAVRALSTAKYFAKAFNYPGQNIIKTPALYEAPYDVYFDVISKFNNQFQSVAIFAHNPGITMFANKLTNTQIDNMPTCCVFAVQVETDNWSNFEQAKKTFWFIDYPKNGD